Proteins encoded together in one Lathyrus oleraceus cultivar Zhongwan6 chromosome 5, CAAS_Psat_ZW6_1.0, whole genome shotgun sequence window:
- the LOC127081759 gene encoding uncharacterized protein LOC127081759 gives MATGTQAYGESWYWDNRYTNEPGPFDWYQKYITLAPIINLYVPPNQSILVVGSGNSAFSEGMVDEGGYTDVVNIDISSVVIDAMQNKYRNCPQLKYLKMDVRDMSAFESKTFGSVIDKGTLDSLLCGNNSRQNATKMLEEIWRVLKDKGVYILVTYGAPLYRLRLLRESCSWTIKLHVIEKLASEEKSDNPLWELTKPIALNYDGSSAEETLGTNPDVHYIYICTKELSGNANVKA, from the exons ATGGCAACAGGTACACAAGCCTACGGTGAATCATGGTACTGGGACAACCGTTACACAAACGAACCAGGTCCTTTTGATTGGTACCAGAAGTATATCACTTTGGCTCCTATCATCAATCTCTATGTTCCTCCAAACCAATCCATCCTCGTTGTTGGTTCCGGCAATTCAG CGTTTAGTGAAGGAATGGTTGATGAAGGTGGTTACACAGATGTTGTCAACATTGATATATCTTCTGTGGTGATTGATGCTATGCAGAATAAATACCGAAATTGTCCTCAGTTGAAGT ATTTGAAAATGGATGTAAGAGACATGAGTGCTTTTGAATCAAAGACTTTTGGTTCTGTTATCGACAAAG GGACTCTTGATTCTCTCTTG TGTGGAAACAATTCAAGACAAAATGCTACTAAGATGCTTGAGGAAATTTGGAG GGTTCTCAAGGATAAAGGAGTCTATATTCTG GTGACATATGGAGCTCCACTATATCGTCTACGTTTGCTACGCGAATCATGCTCGTGGACAATTAAACTCCATGTGATAG AGAAACTTGCATCAGAAGAAAAATCTGATAATCCACTATGGGAGCTGACAAAACCTATCGCGCTTAATTACGATGGAAGCTCTGCGGAGGAAACTCTAGGAACGAATCCCGATGTCCATTATATATACATTTGCACTAAG GAACTTTCTGGCAACGCAAACGTAAAAGCATGA